One genomic segment of Panicum virgatum strain AP13 chromosome 2N, P.virgatum_v5, whole genome shotgun sequence includes these proteins:
- the LOC120660769 gene encoding probable polygalacturonase: MLETAAASSPRAAAAAAAAAAAAAASAVSSPRRGGGAAHHHRRWAPAPFRACLVALWLVGFALVFLWQSTSVGRVRLYTRPPMPKRAAPSMGQWVASPPVYDLREFGAFGDGRTVNTAAFEAAVAAIAERGGGRLTVPAGRWLTAPFNLTSRMTLFLAAGAEILGIQDERYWPLMSPLPSYGYGREHKGPRYGSLIHGQDLKDVTITGHNGTINGQGQSWWVKFRRKLLNHTRGPLVQLMRSSNIIISNITLRDSPFWTLHTYDCKNVTISETTILAPIAGAPNTDGIDPDSCENVVIKNCYISVGDDGIAIKSGWDQYGISYGRPSANIIIQNVIIRSMVSAGVSIGSEMSGGVSNVLVENVHVWDSRRGVRIKTAPGRGAYVSNIAYRNISLENVRVGIVIKTDYNEHPDEGFNPKALPIIENISYTSIHGHGVRVPVRIQGCAEIPVKNVTFHDMSVGIADRKHHVFQCSFVQGQVIGYIFPMPCKNLDMYNERRELVKQSTFQNISDIDYSF, from the exons ATGCTGGAGacggcggccgcctcctccccccgcgccgccgctgctgccgctgctgctgctgcggcggcggcggcttctgcCGTTTCCTCCCCGCGGCGGGGTGGGGGCGCTGCGCATCACCACCGGCggtgggcgccggcgccgttcaGGGCGTGCCTCGTCGCGCTCTGGCTGGTGGGGTTCGCGCTCGTCTTTCTGTGGCAGAGCACCTCCGTGGGCCGCGTGCGGCTCTACACGCGCCCGCCCATGCCCAAGCGCGCGGCGCCGTCCATGGGGCAGTGGGTGGCCTCCCCGCCCGTCTACGATCTGAGGGAGTTCGGGGCGTTCGGGGACGGGAGAACGGTGAACACGGCCGCGTTCGAGGCGGCGGTCGCGGCGATCGCCGAGAGGGGCGGCGGGAGGCTCACCGTGCCCGCGGGGCGGTGGCTCACCGCGCCGTTCAACCTCACCAGCCGCATGACGCTATTCCTCGCTGCCGGCGCTGAGATCCTGGGAATCCAG GATGAAAGATATTGGCCATTAATGTCTCCATTACCATCATATGGGTATGGAAGAGAGCACAAGGGACCTCGATATGGAAGCCTCATACATGGTCAAGACCTGAAGGATGTGACTATAACAG GTCATAATGGTACCATAAATGGACAAGGTCAAAGTTGGTGGGTAAAATTTCGGAGAAAACTCCTTAATCACACAAGGGGTCCTCTAGTGCAGCTCATGCGATCAAGTAATATTATCATTTCGAATATCACTCTTCGCGATTCTCCCTTTTGGACTCTTCACACATACGACTGCAAGAATGTTACTATCTCAGAAACGACCATCTTGGCTCCAATTGCTGGAGCTCCAAATACTGATGGGATAGATCCAG ATTCTTGTGAAAATGTGGTGATAAAGAATTGCTACATTTCTGTTGGTGATGATGGGATAGCTATAAAGAGTGGTTGGGATCAATATGGAATTTCTTATGGGCGTCCATCTGCTAACATTATTATTCAGAATGTCATAATACGCTCCATGGTCAG TGCCGGTGTATCGATAGGAAGCGAGATGTCTGGTGGTGTCTCTAATGTGTTGGTAGAGAATGTTCATGTTTGGGATTCACGGCGAGGTGTGAGGATAAAGACTGCCCCTGGAAGAGGGGCCTATGTAAGCAACATTGCGTATCGGAATATTAGCTTAGAGAATGTCCGTGTCGGTATTGTCATAAAGACAGACTACAATGAGCACCCAGATGAAGGCTTCAACCCGAAGGCTCTGCCCATCATCGAAAACATTTCTTACACGTCAATCCACGGGCATGGTGTGCGCGTACCTGTCAGGATACAGGGATGCGCAGAGATCCCCGTGAAGAATGTTACCTTCCATGACATGTCAGTGGGTATAGCAGACAGGAAGCACCATGTTTTCCAGTGCTCCTTTGTCCAGGGGCAGGTCATTGGCTATATTTTCCCCATGCCTTGCAAGAACCTGGACATGTATAACGAGCGGCGTGAGTTGGTCAAACAATCGACGTTTCAGAACATTTCTGATATTGACTACAGTTTTTGA
- the LOC120660770 gene encoding photosystem I chlorophyll a/b-binding protein 6, chloroplastic isoform X1 — protein MALSVGSFAACSLQPSRASSIRAGRAPPPPGAAAVVSLTRTGRRANATKGVSAACEPLGPDRPLWFPGASPPPWLDGSLPGDFGFDPLGLGSEPEQLRWFAQAELIHGRWAMLAAVGILVPDVLARWGFIDGGFSWFDAGSREYFADPWTLFVSQMALMGWAEGRRWADLLHPGCVDIEPDLPNRKKPVPDVGYPGGLWFDWANWGRGSPEPVMVLRTKEIKNGRLAMLAFLGFWFQAVYTGQGPIDNLLAHLADPGHCNIFSAFTSH, from the exons ATGGCTCTGTCCGTCGGCTCGTTCGCGGCATGCAGCCTCCAGCCAAG CAGAGCTAGTAGCATCCGGGcgggccgtgcgccgccgccgccgggcgctgcCGCGGTGGTCTCGCTTACGAGGACGGGGCGCCGGGCGAACGCGACCAAGGGCGTGTCCGCCGCGTGCGAGCCGCTGGGGCCCGACCGGCCGCTCTGGTTCCCAGGCGCCTCCCCGCCCCCGTGGCTCGACGGCAG CCTCCCTGGAGACTTCGGATTTGACCCGCTTGGACTAG GTTCGGAGCCGGAGCAGCTGCGTTGGTTCGCGCAGGCGGAGCTGATACACGGGCGGTGGGCGATGCTGGCGGCGGTGGGGATCCTGGTCCCGGACGTGCTGGCGCGGTGGGGCTTCATCGACGGCGGCTTCTCGTGGTTCGACGCCGGGTCTCGGGAGTACTTCGCGGATCCCTGGACGCTCTTCGTGTCGCAGATGGCGCTAATGGGGTGGGCGGAGGGCCGGCGGTGGGCGGACCTCCTCCACCCCGGCTGCGTCGACATCGAGCCGGACCTCCCCAACCGCAAGAAGCCCGTCCCCGACGTCGGCTACCCCGGCGGGCTGTGGTTCGACTGGGCCAACTGGGGCCGCGGGTCCCCCGAGCCCGTCATGGTGCTGCGCAccaaggagatcaagaacggccGCCTCGCCATGCTCGCCTTCCTCGGCTTCTGGTTCCAGGCCGTCTACACCGGCCAGGGGCCCATCGACAACCTCCTAGCGCACCTCGCCGACCCGGGCCACTGCAACATATTCTCG GCGTTCACGTCCCACTGA
- the LOC120660770 gene encoding photosystem I chlorophyll a/b-binding protein 6, chloroplastic isoform X2: MALSVGSFAACSLQPRASSIRAGRAPPPPGAAAVVSLTRTGRRANATKGVSAACEPLGPDRPLWFPGASPPPWLDGSLPGDFGFDPLGLGSEPEQLRWFAQAELIHGRWAMLAAVGILVPDVLARWGFIDGGFSWFDAGSREYFADPWTLFVSQMALMGWAEGRRWADLLHPGCVDIEPDLPNRKKPVPDVGYPGGLWFDWANWGRGSPEPVMVLRTKEIKNGRLAMLAFLGFWFQAVYTGQGPIDNLLAHLADPGHCNIFSAFTSH; this comes from the exons ATGGCTCTGTCCGTCGGCTCGTTCGCGGCATGCAGCCTCCAGCCAAG AGCTAGTAGCATCCGGGcgggccgtgcgccgccgccgccgggcgctgcCGCGGTGGTCTCGCTTACGAGGACGGGGCGCCGGGCGAACGCGACCAAGGGCGTGTCCGCCGCGTGCGAGCCGCTGGGGCCCGACCGGCCGCTCTGGTTCCCAGGCGCCTCCCCGCCCCCGTGGCTCGACGGCAG CCTCCCTGGAGACTTCGGATTTGACCCGCTTGGACTAG GTTCGGAGCCGGAGCAGCTGCGTTGGTTCGCGCAGGCGGAGCTGATACACGGGCGGTGGGCGATGCTGGCGGCGGTGGGGATCCTGGTCCCGGACGTGCTGGCGCGGTGGGGCTTCATCGACGGCGGCTTCTCGTGGTTCGACGCCGGGTCTCGGGAGTACTTCGCGGATCCCTGGACGCTCTTCGTGTCGCAGATGGCGCTAATGGGGTGGGCGGAGGGCCGGCGGTGGGCGGACCTCCTCCACCCCGGCTGCGTCGACATCGAGCCGGACCTCCCCAACCGCAAGAAGCCCGTCCCCGACGTCGGCTACCCCGGCGGGCTGTGGTTCGACTGGGCCAACTGGGGCCGCGGGTCCCCCGAGCCCGTCATGGTGCTGCGCAccaaggagatcaagaacggccGCCTCGCCATGCTCGCCTTCCTCGGCTTCTGGTTCCAGGCCGTCTACACCGGCCAGGGGCCCATCGACAACCTCCTAGCGCACCTCGCCGACCCGGGCCACTGCAACATATTCTCG GCGTTCACGTCCCACTGA